Proteins encoded within one genomic window of Brassica rapa cultivar Chiifu-401-42 chromosome A09, CAAS_Brap_v3.01, whole genome shotgun sequence:
- the LOC103839928 gene encoding uncharacterized protein LOC103839928 → MDANLVEVMQGMSLEEDKSIVIPQDDTFCAMERGGRSLLGRLLNPECQNMARMLRMMPKIWKVYERVKGIALTRERFQFVFDLETDIQTVLKQGFWTFDDWGMAMERWVEYPPKNFLQTTVIWARLRNIPVNYLTLKTIDAIAYGIGHVKVIEFDPEKPLLNDYVRVQVIIDLNQPIRDKKSSLCQKQARESRQHHSNLAETLMPLLAPSVPPGFQPHSTVVASEVFEQMRIYMSFLDPEERRLREAKMKKTLDELSRDPLA, encoded by the exons ATGGATGCGAATCTGGTCGAGGTGATGCAAGGCATGTCACTGGAGGAGGATAAATCGATTGTTATACCACAGGACGATACTTTCTGTGCCATggaaagaggaggaagaagcttGTTGGGTAGACTGCTTAACCCGGAGTGTCAGAATATGGCTCGGATGCTAAGAATGATGCCGAAAATCTGGAAGGTCTATGAGCGGGTCAAGGGGATTGCTTTAACAAGAGAGCGATTCCAGTTTGTTTTCGATCTGGAGACGGACATTCAGACTGTGCTGAAACAAGGGTTTTGGACTTTCGATGACTGGGGGATGGCTATGGAGAGATGGGTCGAGTATCCTCCCAAAAACTTTCTACAAACTACGGTAATTTGGGCACGTCTGAGGAATATTCCGGTGAACTATCTGACGCTGAAAACAATTGATGCGATAGCATATGGGATTGGTCATGTAAAGGTTATTGAATTTGATCCGGAGAAACCTTTGCTTAATGACTATGTGAGAGTTCAAGTGATAATCGACCTCAACCAACCTATTAGAGATAAGAAGTCCTCACTCTGCCAG AAGCAGGCTAGGGAAAGCCGTCAGCACCATAGCAATTTAGCGGAAACGCTTATGCCACTCCTTGCTCCATCTGTGCCTCCGGGGTTTCAGCCTCACAGTACAGTGGTAGCTTCTGAAGTATTTGAGCAGATGAGAATATACATGAGTTTTCTGGACCCTGAGGAGAGAAGACTCAGAGAAGCTAAAATGAAAAAGACTCTTGACGAGCTATCAAGAGATCCTCTGGCGTAA